AGGAATGAGTTTTGTTACAATAAATGGAACAATTAGACAGCTAGAGAAGAAACACTTTAGAAAAACGTTTTAGTCATAGTTGCTATATTCAATCACACTCATCGGTGGTGGAAAACAATGAATGATGAATTGACGATGGCATAGTTGTCTAAATGCGTGAATGGGTAGTGTGCTAGGTGGCAAGGGACTTCTGTCCGAACTTAAAAGAAGACATTGAGAGTCGAGACTTCCAAAGGCCATTAATGACATTGGTCATTGGTATTGTAGCAACCCGTGATACATTAGCATTTAGCAGTACGTAGTCGGCAAAATTTTCATTACATTTTCTAGTAGAGTTTATATTAGGAGTATTTTTCCCTTagtttttttaagttatttatttatgaacatatttttgaaattaattttttaaagtataattatattttatcaaatttcaaaaattaaacaaataaacttttcaacaaaaagttaatcTAAACGTATACatgatagaaaagaaaattagaagaaaaaagtgTATGAATTCAAAGTCTATGGACAATTAATGAATATTCTTATGCTGTCCCTTGTTGGTCTTGAGAAATTAGTGGAGGAGGTTAAGTTAATCAAAAAGATGGTTACAATTCAATGATGCAAGATGTCCTTGCCTTTTCTAGGGAAGAAAGGGTAGAGAGAAAATACCTACctattaaattattcaaatttgtgAGTACAAAAAGATATTGTGCCAAATCCATACATGTTGTGAGAGAAAGATTTCATTagatcatgattttttttcgAGTACAAAGAATTGGGTTCAAATCTTactttttacacaaaaaaagtAAGTCATGCTTTCACTcaataattaaaacaataactaaGAATCGGACTTCATAGGTTTCAAAATCTATtgtattggtaaataaaaaataaaaaattataacttgtGAGTATAATCATATGTTTGATATTTGTAAATTATTTGATACACATTAACATGTATCCTTAGATATCATCTAGCTAATAAaacttattctttttctttataagttcattgaattttctctcttgtGATGTAAACAATGATTCTATGATTCCTTTTACATTCTCACTTTTGAAAGTCATGTAAATTGCATGAAGGACAAAAGCAAATGCTGAGAAGATTGTGATTTAAATAATGATCATAAATAAGTGGTCCCTAGATATATGCAAAGTCTAATATTTTACCTAATCAAAAAATTATAGTATAATTATTAATGGGCAGCactagaatgaaaaaaaataaaaaccgaTGGTTCATAAATCTTTAAGCTAGCGAAGCAGCAAGTTGAGTGACTGAGGAGAGGAGTTGTGTCCTCTTCTTGAAAAAGGTGAGCCATAAGGCATCAAAACCTTAAGAATGGTGGATCATTCACACTCACTGCTCACCAATGCCACACCTATTTTGAGAGTCTTTTGTCAAGTTGTGCTGCCATTGTGACCACAATCTATCACCTTCTACCAAAAGTAATAAGCTTTCAATTCTCCAAGGTTGGACCCACTTCCATCTGTCCAACTTGACGTCATAAACGGGTGGACAATAAACATGGTCAATTCATAATTGAGTTAGGATATTTTGACTTGACTTacttttagtaatttttaggtacttTTACGATATAGTAAATGgtacttttttacttatatttatGGTCTAAtttactcattaaattcatagaAATTCTTAACATGATCCATGATGTTTTGGATTTGGTTTCCTAACCAATATCTTgtggttatttatttatctctAAGTTATTTCTTCTAATAATTATTTGGTGTACGAGGAGAAAGCAATATTACAACATTAAAATGATTAGTGAAGTGTTTTGAGAGTCttgaaaacttttattttttatttttatattttttactttagaGTTTGCTAACAAAACTCTCTTTACAATATCGACTTGAGTGAGGTTTGGATCGTTTTGATGTTTGTTTGACTAAATAACATGTTCATTTTCATGacttcaaaatttaataatttagggTGAATATCGTAAAGGAGGAAACAAGAATAATGGTTTAGCTTTAGTAATATCTATCACGTCTTGGGTTCTAGTCTCTTGAACAATATTCATATTTATCTCTAAGAggttttttcttataattattcgGTATGTGGTGGATAGAAGGATTACACACACTCGAAGGTTTAAATTAATTTGGTATTTTTTCTAAGAGCCTTGGATACCTATGTAAACAAAATActcctttctttaatttttaaaaaaaaaaatcagagattTAGTTTAATTTGGTGTTTGTTAGACTAAGTAAAATTCTTATAAAAACTTGTTCATTTTCATGGCttcataatttaataatttgggtgtagaactttttatttatatattaatctCCTGGTTTTCATCTTGTTAGACTGTTAGAGTATTCTCCTTTTAGGCAGACTTGATAAGCATCATTCATTTCTCTACTTTTTAGTTAACTACAATACTTTGTAGAGTTGAAAGCAATCAACGCTTAAGACTTGTTAACTGTTGAGTTGGCTTTAAGACCTAGGGAAATTTTGTTTGCATAGACTCCaataaaattcctaaaattAGGATGTCAAATAAGTATAGTTAGCATGCTCTTGTACTCTTCAATATCTTGCATGCTCATGTGCATTGCAGTTTATCtgaattctattatttttgtattgaaaataatactaaaaaatactAAGAGTCACGTAATttaattggtaattttttgtgtgttttaatTGGAGATGTCTCGAATTCAAGTCTATTCCtttatttcaagttttcaactaccaaataataataataattgtaagtgcacaatttgtacccggacccaaacgagtgataggctcaggcccaaagagccttatacaatgaaatttatagagcgTGAGCTTTGAAACTATACTTTACTGATATTGGACAACAGATAGGTGGGCTAGATCGCCACTACCTAAACAACCAGTAGATGAAAATAACGGAGACTCTCCTCAGATGTAAGTCGAGGATCATTTgtattgtctttctttctttaaacaaaAGATTAAGATTGAAGATAATCTATACAATGCTCTCTctatcttttcctttctttcttttttctctctcccccttCTTGATGCCTCTTCTCTTTCTTATATCCCTCTTTTCCTCCATTTCatcttccacgtgtagcacatATCACctaattagatacttgtcttaTTCACTTCtttctggaagtcttcaaacaatagctgaaAGGTTGAACatttactgttcagaggtcattttcctattaatgcggccagagaagtAGGTGGAGGGTCTTTAATACGGTGGTAGCAGcattttcccttgatatttctcatacatTCCCCCTCTTTATAAACGTGTGGGATACATCTTTACCCAACAAACTTTCCAGAATTCTCTCCTCAAGCATCATAACGTGTCATACGATCTTCATTtgacttagccgaggagatgTCTCTCTTCGTACAACCTCACCAATCTTTCTAGCAAAAGTAGGCTTGTGAGCCTCAAAGGCTCTGCTCAAACAGGCTCacaccaccaaatcaggcccaagacCCAAATGCTTGTTTTGActattttacccccacaataataataataataataacaactttaTTTCTAAAATCCCATAACATAGTTGTCAAAtccttcaaaatttcaaactcaaaaGTCGAATGGATAGGATTACATACAATTTAGTTTGCTTCATCAATCACAATAATAACTTAATCGATTGCATGTAACGAACGTTTTATAGTATATAGATCTCATTAATTTATTGGACCCACACATCATAAGAGGTTAGTGCATATAACCAATATAATAGATaattccccctcaaaaaaaaaaaaaaaatatatatatatatatataatagataatTCTCAATTATCTAGATacctttataaaataatttataaaatgatttatGAAATGACCCACGTTCTATTCAAgagccaatatatatatatatatataaactcttcaACAACATTAATATGGACTCTCATGGAAGCATAGTTCATGtgcatttttgtttatttgatatCCACTGTTTTCATATGCAAAAGAATACCTTAAAATACCAAGTCTCGAAACTTAATTaacactttttaatattttcatgagAGATGCCTAGGATCCAAATCCCCcctctaccttttttttatttttatttttattttatgcgcCCCCTCTTCCATTTtagctagaaaaaaaaaaaaaaccttttaaataACTTTCTTTTTAAACCCCCCTAAAGGCCTAAGCATGTTGTCAAAtccttcaaaatttcaaactcaaaaGTCAAATGGATAGGATTACACGAGACTTGTATTtcaaactttcttctttttggttaattgactaagagtccgtttggatagaacttattgctaaaaactgaaaattgaaaactgaaaacactgtacaaaaataattttttaatgtgtaaaaattactgttcatcccaaaaagtactgttcattggcctaaaatcactgttcatggccaatgaacagtgatatatgcgcgtggaaaaaaaaaaaacgggctggacgtggacgtgctgtgctatccaaacgcattctaaATTGCTCTGTCAATTACAATAAATTGTGTCTTTTAAGAGGATATTTTCTATATCCATTGCATGTAACAAATCTTACACAATGTGTGGATCTCAAGAAGTTAGTGCATGCATTAAATACAGTagatcattcaaaaattatctAGATacctttataaaataatttaggaTAAGATTCATGAAATGGCCTACATACTATCCAAGAGCCAAAaacgattttttattttattttaaatttcttcaaTAGCATTAATATGGACTTTGGCAAAGAAGTAGgtctcattttcatttttcttaaaatgaagTCAAGGACACAACTTTTGTGTCACATGTTTGAGTTGATCAATTGtgaattgcaaaaaataaaatgaattggGTCAATATGAAAGTAATTATTCACTACTCACAATTGAATACATTATTAAGTTGTAGCATATAGTGTGGTAGTAGAAGAACGATTTTCTTTATGTTGCATAATTCTTCTCCCCCATGTaacaaagaaaatttaagaataCAATTTTTGTGCTAGAACTTCTATCACAATTCGGACATAGTTCACCTACTCCATTGTGAGtaattggaaaaataataatagatttatgtgaaaatgatAGTACACTATTTACCATCGATCACTTTAATAAATTACATTAAAAGCTGCTGGTCCTATCACAACTGCTCACAATAATACAACAAACAAGACTAGCTCTCTTACAACAGGAAAAAAGAGTTACATCAACTGTTGTTGTAACTGAATAGTCGCTCTCATGAAATTGAAATGCAGTGCATAGATGATAGAAGTACTAAGTTACTTCTAATGGTCTATTGCAGCAACAATTTCTACCATAAAGttaaaaaggaggaaaaaaatttaatgcatagttagtttttcaaaacagaaattacccattaaAATCTCTGTGGAACGATGCATATACAATTGAGTAGAGGTGCTGATTTAAAGTTCAATGACCAGAAAAAGTAGCAGCAGATTTTGCTGTAAGATGAACATTTTTTTACACTAATACACATTTCAACATATGGCTAGCTACAAACTACACTAAACATCCACAATTATCAAAGACACTTCTGCAAAAGAAATTGGAAACACAATTTTCCAAACTTCATACCCAATACAGAAAGAGACCTCAATCAGAATTTTACAAAATTCTGAACCAATGTTTGGGCTCATTCGTGACCAAGTTGCCTAATTagacccaacccgacccgatCGAATCATTGCCCGAATAaccccccaaaaagaaaaagaaaaaaaaaaccaaaaactaacaataatgaaaactaaaaacctCCATCTATGCCCATCATTCAATCAATAATACAATTACACAATCCCATCTACTAAACCATAAccataattaataataataataataataataataataataataataataataataatcaaaccGGTTCAGGgttaattaaattgtttttaacCATCGAACCCGGTCTGGCTCCAAACCGCATCTCTCACCCGCCTCATGTCCCGGCCCTTTAAGGTCCGGCCCACGCCTTCAAAAACCGAGGTGGCCGCCATTTTCTGGCTCCGCGCGTACTCACGCGCCAGGTACTCGTGCGGTGGGACCATCTCCGAGTCACCATCCTCGTCAACCTCGTCCAACTCGTGCAGCGACTCGACCGAGTCGACCCGGAGTATCTTGCTCCAGTCCGGCACGTTCACCGGCGCTGACGTGGCCATGTGCCTCCCGCCGCCGCGCGTCGCAGAAGAAACGCCGTCGTTTCCGCGGTACTGGTGCACGACTCTAGACGACGAAGAAGCCATCGTCGTAGAAGCAGTATTATTCGTCATCGACGACGCGTCGTTTCCGTCGAAAGCCAACGACAGCCCGCCCACGTGGCGGTCATCCCGCGGAATCCGGCGACGAAAGATCCCGTTGGCGCGTGGACTCCAGTCTCCTTGTTGGGAATTGGAATTATAGTCATCTCCGAagttgttgctgttgctgttgctgtcaACCATGGACCAAACATCCTCTTCTCCGAGCTCCGAACTGTCCGTGCCGTTTGAGCCTTGTCCGTTGCCGTACACACCACCATACCCACCGCCATAGCTCCCAAGAAACCTCTCGCTACGACTTGTCGTCAATTTCCGACCCTTGGCCATATCGCATGATGGTATCAAAGCCCAGAACCCGGATACACGGATTCGGGTTTTACCCGGattcttttataataatatatttttttaaaataaaaattaaaaaaaaaagaataaaaactatACTATAACAACATGGGCATAAATCAGCCCGGGGTTCGGAAGAATGAGGAGGTATATATAGCAAAATTTCAGTTGTTTTTTCGTGAAGACGTGTGTGGTccccacttttcttttctttttttctcatttcatttgaatttggGATTCATTTTGTCTACATTTCATCACCACATAATATACTTTTGATTTTATGGCGAGAATAGAAGACGGCAAGCCAGTCACGTAACCAAGAATTTAATATGGAGTTCTGTTGGGATActttctattttgttaaaacaaaaaaaaaaatttgttaaaaaaattataacaaaataaattttaaactataaataatGTCATGGGACACACAGCTGACTTACTTTGtgtgttttttgaaatttggctTGATCATAAACAGTATCGTGGCACCTAATTGAAAAATGCAAAAGGACTAATAATTTCTAGGCAAATGCGAGCTATTAatcattttctaaattttttttaaaaaaaagaaaaaaaagaaaggagagagaggtAAGTACAGTaagttttttttccttggtTCCACGCACTTTGGGATCGCGTGAGAGTGATTTGTATGCCAAAATTGgagtttaatttgttttagaGTTCCTATCACCCTTAGCAAATAAGGTAAGAAACAACGGGATGACTCTGTCTTTGacagaataatttttttttttttttttataaattttataatcaattCATTTCATCCGTTGAATTTTTCttgctttaatttatttttaaaattattttgacaaAATTGTACTGCTTTATAGTTTATACCTTCTAATTAgtttattgattgattttagttattataatgATGCCAATGTATCATTTTCTTAATCATAGTCGCGTTTTCACTGTCAACTTACTTTAAAACAAACATtgtttgcttgtgggttttAGTGATGTGAGGGTTTGttgatattattataatattcaatattataaatattagattttcaaaattttaaaaccaattTAGAAACAATATTAAACTTAGAGGATGTTGAAGTgattgtaaaaaaagaaaatagtactTTAAGTGAAACCCAAGATCTGTATATTTAACTCATATGTTTCTAATAAGGCAAGATTTATTACAGtatttaggtgttgttccttaagtttcttttttaagattttgctatgtggatttttttacatagaatgaaagtgtattttttagttaaataatcaCATGGTTGTATCTTAAAAAGGAAACTTAAAGAACAatacctaaggtactgtacttAAGATTTGtccattttaataataattaagtcAAGTATTAAGGTAAGAGTAGTTTGATCTTTGTAAAATTAAATGTCAAGtcacataaaaataattgattgatgaattcataaaatcataAACAGGTAACCAATTATAATTTAACTGACAATTAGATGTATAATAGTTATCCTTCTAGTAAAAATGTAAGTTAGTTTTAGAgacttaaaatttgtttatttttacttctttaGTCTTGATGTTTTGcatttactttaattttctCATGGGCTATAGCATAATAAGAACATTTAATTAAACACAAAAGAGAGGAATCCATTATAATAGTTTAGAAATAGAGTGATATTATTAATTATACTATATAgagtttacaattttttttgatacaagatagaatttttactctagcctaatctaagtgtatatgtatgtgaaactctctcctaaagacttgaaccccaacccTTGCTCCCACATcttacaagcatttatacttgtaaagtgaccaccACACTAAGGGGGAGCGGTGGTGAGTTTACAAATTAATATCGAGAAAACTTAACGAATGCTCTAAAAGCATTGATttagaaaattgttttaaaattttttatgggaaaataaaaaagtatttgacttttttaacaactttttatatttccaattaaaatgatataaaacataaaatgatTCATTAACAAATGTTTTAAGGACACCCAAATCCATTAATATATCATTAGTTAGACAAAAACAActtaaactttcatttttacGTGGTTAAGACCTGTCAATGACtcaattatattaattaacatttttcttagAGACGTTATATatgatgtatgtatgtatatctaATTATCTATAATAGGTGACGATTGTTTTACACTACCGTGAGATAAAAGCAActtaaatattcatttatgaAGTAGTTAAAACCCATCAATGAATCAATCATATAAATTAACATTTTCCTCAGAGATATCATATACGATTGTTTTACACTACCTTGAGATTAGATAAAGATTTGTCCACATCAGCTTTCATTCTCTCCTCTCATAAGAGGGATCCCACTATTTGACCCTACCCTGTTTGACCACGTCAAGTGCATCTAATCAGGGACCCACAGTCCATGAGGGTACACACATGCTAGACCTC
The sequence above is drawn from the Castanea sativa cultivar Marrone di Chiusa Pesio chromosome 5, ASM4071231v1 genome and encodes:
- the LOC142634532 gene encoding protein S40-6-like; translated protein: MAKGRKLTTSRSERFLGSYGGGYGGVYGNGQGSNGTDSSELGEEDVWSMVDSNSNSNNFGDDYNSNSQQGDWSPRANGIFRRRIPRDDRHVGGLSLAFDGNDASSMTNNTASTTMASSSSRVVHQYRGNDGVSSATRGGGRHMATSAPVNVPDWSKILRVDSVESLHELDEVDEDGDSEMVPPHEYLAREYARSQKMAATSVFEGVGRTLKGRDMRRVRDAVWSQTGFDG